DNA sequence from the Deltaproteobacteria bacterium genome:
CGCCGCGGAGCTGAAGCGCATCGACGTGGCTGGCGTGAAATCGCCCTATGTGCTCGAGAAGGACGGGACCACCTGGAAGGTGAACGGCGCCGCCGCAGACGCAGGAGCGGCGGACCGGGTGGCGAGCGCGCTCAAGTCGCTGCGGGCGACGGCTGTCGCGGCGGAGAAAGCCGGCTCCCTGAAGGAGTTCGGTCTCGACAAGCCGAAGGCCACCGTCAAGCTGGCGGTCGCGGCGGGCAGCGACACGTACGCGCGCGTCGTCCGGATCGGCCAGGTGAAGAGCGGCGCGGCGCAGAAGACCTACGCCAAGCGCGAAGACAGCGCGACCGTGTATGAGGTCGACAAGCAGGTCCTCACCGACGTCGAGAAGGAACCGTTCGATCTCCAGAACAAGGAGCTGGTCAAGGTGGACCGCGAGGCTGTCCGCAAGCTCGTGTTCCAGACTCCCGCCGGCAAGGTGGAGATCACGCGGGTGAAGAATACGCCGCCCGACGGCGGGTTCCCGGACGAGGTCTTCACGGTGGTCGCTCCGCACCAGGGAGCGGCGAAGAAGTGGAAGATCTCGTCTGCGCTCTACTCCATAGCGTCGCTGCGCGCGGCGGCGTTCGAGGGGCCGGTGCCCGCCGCGAAGGACCTCGCCAAGTACGGCCTCGACAAGCCCAAGACGGTCACCCTGCTGGGCGAGGAAGACAAGGTGCTGGCGCGGGTCCGCGTCGGCAGTGAGAAGGACGGCAAGCGCTATGCGCTCGCCGACGGATTCGAGAGGCTGGTGCGGGTAGAGAAGGCCACCGCCGACGACTGGCCGTGGACCGCGACGGACGCGCTGGACGCGCCGCCGCCGCCTCAGGCAGCCAAGTAACCGGCCGAAACAGTTGCAGCGGCGCGGTGGATCCGGTATCCACCGCCCTCCCGTATCGAGGAGAAGAGATGGCCCGCGTCACCGTCGAAGATTGCCTGCCGCTCGTGGACAACCGGTTCGCGCTGGTCCTTCTCGCGACCAAGCGCGCACGGCAGCTCATGGCCGGGGCGCGGCCGCTCATCGAAGCGAAGGACAAGCCGCCGGTGCTCGCTCTGCGCGAGGTCGCGACGGGCAAGGTGCGCTTCGACCGCCCGGTTCGTGCTGCCCTCGAGGGTCAGTACGACAACGAGAAGCTGCCGGCGACGCCGCCGCGTCGCTGACGAATAGTTCCTCAGTCCCATGGCAGCGCGCGGACCACCGCGGCGCTGCGGGACAGCCGGCGC
Encoded proteins:
- a CDS encoding DUF4340 domain-containing protein — encoded protein: MKQTTKTLVGLLVLLLVAGGIASVALWAGKDAQKKAEAKEKSEKLFDFDKAHVRELRLSKDGHPVARLVKGEKSWKLAQPVEAEADDTAVDSLLSSLSGLKQKKDLPDEKDLKSFGLDQPKLEVAVKLDDGKEQGVQIGTDNSFDNTLYAKKLGDSTVRVIDAYQKTALEKTAFDLRDKKVAHLDDAAELKRIDVAGVKSPYVLEKDGTTWKVNGAAADAGAADRVASALKSLRATAVAAEKAGSLKEFGLDKPKATVKLAVAAGSDTYARVVRIGQVKSGAAQKTYAKREDSATVYEVDKQVLTDVEKEPFDLQNKELVKVDREAVRKLVFQTPAGKVEITRVKNTPPDGGFPDEVFTVVAPHQGAAKKWKISSALYSIASLRAAAFEGPVPAAKDLAKYGLDKPKTVTLLGEEDKVLARVRVGSEKDGKRYALADGFERLVRVEKATADDWPWTATDALDAPPPPQAAK
- a CDS encoding DNA-directed RNA polymerase subunit omega; its protein translation is MARVTVEDCLPLVDNRFALVLLATKRARQLMAGARPLIEAKDKPPVLALREVATGKVRFDRPVRAALEGQYDNEKLPATPPRR